ttttgagGCTTTCTGGCTTAAGCGATCATGCAGTTCCTCTTGCCGGTACGTGAAAATCCAGCTTTTTGCACAGCAGGACTCTGGACCGCACAAGCTGAacccagttttgttttctgcagcacGTCTGTGCATGACACCTTCTGCCTCACCATTGCCCTGTATTTTCTGACTATTAatacaagaaaaacacaatCCTCAATGGATGCTATTCTGTGCTCTAGGCAAAGTGGTACATAAATACTCACAGCATGTGCTGTACAAATACAAAAACACCATCATTAAAGCGGTTAGGTCTAGTGCCAAGATAAAGTCCAAAGAACCCTCCGAGCCCACAGAATGCTAATAAGATGTTTTAGAAGTAGCTCAGAGCTTGTTGCTAACATGAATCAAAGACCCCAAAGGCATAAACTTATTCCCAGCAGCTTGGGTggaagccagcagcacacagggcAAGCACAGAGACGACGTATGCTTTTCTATCAGCACCCTCACACTAATGATTGAGGTACGAACAGCGACATCCTACGCTGCCTTGCTTTTTAAGGTTTAAAGACCTGGGCAGTACAGACCAGGAATATAAAATCGTCATTTTAACCTTAGGGGGCAAAAAAGACATTGTATTCTCTCTGCTCTCCAATAATTTACACCTTTATTTTTGTCCCCCAGATTACACTCATTCTTTTCCTAACCAAAAGCACTGAATCTTCTGAAAGATCAAGCTGGGTTTTTCCACATCCTCCCCTGCATTTGAAAAcgagaggctggagagctgcttgagggaggctggaggcagaagcagctccttttttcctctcctgcatgTTGATCTGCTACAGTTCCCGTAGGGTGTAACTGAGGGGAGGCACGCACACACAGCATCGCTGTGCCTGTTGTACAGTTCTTTTCTGACTGAAATCAGAGAGCAAAAGAGCTTCAGAGCTCcaatatttctgatttcttcatttttgaCTGAGGAATTCTAAGATGCCGTGCTGTCACTAGCAGAGCAAGATTGTCAGAATGGTATTTTACTTAAAAGATTAATCatgagtatttaaaaatacagcaacaggAAGAACATTCAAAACAGGCCTAGAAGCACAAGTCTCATGTTAATGCTTCAAGAAAATACATAGCCTCACTTTAATAAcctacatttattttctgctgtgttatAATTGTGGTTATGGTTTGAAAAGGACCTGAAAAGACTATCACATGTCCTAGATTATGTCTGATTTGCAGCTAGAGTTTCAGCCCTACGCAGTCATTCTTGATGCATAAGATGGTTGATTCTGAGCTCTGCAAGATGCTCGCAGGCCTGGCATTCAGAAACACAACTGTACTGTAACGTGACCAAATTTAATCTAAAGTGAATAAAATGCAATGATCAAATAATTCCCCGGTGCTATTTTAGAGTCACTTTTCAGAGTGTAATTGAATTCTAAAGTACACCCAACGCTCTGGCTCAAAATTCCAGCTAATAAATTTTTAGTATAACATGAAGTGACTGCCCCCGTGCAGCATCCACCTGAAACTCCCACCGCAGCTGGACAGTCTCTCACACTTGCCCTTTTCACCATGTGTTCTCCTGTGACTTTGCAGACTCATTACCTCTGGACCAGGTGGTTTGTAATACACTTGCCTGTGTATCAAGAACCCTAAACCATCAGCTTCTCGTAATCACATTATGCAAGGATGAGGAAGTTCTCTGTGTTTCCCTCTTTCTGGGGATAATTACATTGGGTTCCTGGTCCTAGATCACACCGTCAGCAGTAAGTATCCCACCATCAGCAGAGGCAAGTGACACaggataaaagcaaaaataggtGGCAGTGGGGCCGGGGGGGAAGTATCTGAGATACGACCTTCAGAGAACAAGGTGCTACGCTGTACTAAGTCCTAatgctgctttctctgaagCAGGCTGTCATTGGGCACAAATCCTGCAAACTGAGAACCTGGATggacaaacataaaataaattgtacTCATTTTGTGTGcatcaataaaaagaaaaccccttTATGAAGGGCTAAATGATTTCCTCAATAGATGTGAATGGGAATGATGTTTCAAAATGAGCAAGACTCCCAGACACCAAAAGAATTTGGACACCTGGAGCTCAAAAAGAGGTTGTTTATCACCTGTGAGTGAAACCCTGATTCTGGTGTAGAAACACTGCACATACCTGCCTGATGCTGAAGAGGCACTCTGCAGACATACCTCCCAGCCTGCCTTTCCAATGTCTGGCTGCTGGAGGCATAAGGGAAAAGCCTTCTGGCACATCCAGGTTACATTTGCCAAGTATGAGCTGTTATACCCAGAATCTGTGCATCAAtcctgctctcccagctccagctgctctgcgTGCAAATGGAGGCAGCTTCAGTGTGACGTGAGCAGCAAATGCAACGGCACTTACTGGAATCTGGAGACCTTTAAAGTCAGTGCTCGCTTGTTCACCCTCCAGTCTCATATACAGCATGATTTGCTGGAGTGCAAGAGCAATGATGAGCTTGTTAATTAATAAATCTCAACACTTGGCGTTACTGCTGGGCAGGTACCTGCTCTGAATCATGTTGCTGTGTTCTTTAATGCTTCTCTGATGATCCAGTTGTTAAAAAGCTGGAGGGGCCCTCTCAGCTACACTGGTGAGGTGCTCCAAGGACTGTGGTATAGCACCTCGGTGGGGTATTTGTTTAGATTAGCAAAGTGTAAGGCTGGGGAGGCCGCCTTcttaccaaattatttttagagcctgccaccagctcctttccttctccactCCACTGCCTTCGGTGTCAGACTAAGCTGCTTTTGATCAACAGCTGGACCAGTTGACTTTTTAACTAGCAGGTGTGCTTAGTGCTGTTTATGAGCAGGTTTGGCCTTCTTGTTTGGTAGTCAAATTGTTTgaggtatttttcctttatcagAAGTTGTCTGAGAGGATGGCAAGGAGACACTCACCTCTGGAGGTCAGAGAGGTGCTCTGTAGAGAATGCAGCTGAGTTGTGGGTTTGAAATTTAACAGAAGATGCCCACGGCAGCCACTGGTGAGAATTACTCAGGTTCTATCCAGCTGTCAATGCTGCAGGGAGCGCAGTGACCCAgacctttcccttccccaggggTCTGGATGAGAAAGTGAAGGCTATGCATGGTCAAATCCAGCACGCCAGATGCCCAGGATTCCCTCGCTGTGTCAGGGCTAAGGTAATGTGGATTGCTCTGTCTGGATTGATAATGCCATCCCTGACCGACACACTGATTATGCCTTTCAGACTAGTTCCTGTCTCCCTTTATGGGACCTATCAAACCAGCTGATGCTCGTTTACCTTCATGAAATTCTGAGCTGCTTTGATCTCTCCTTGACTGCCTGTCACCTGCGCACCTTCAAAAGAGCAGCCTGTAAGTAAAGCCAGGGGACAGCAAATCTAAAGAGgcagcaaaggaacttctttggctctttccatcttttcagtgggaataaaaatagaaagtcATAACGCAGTCGGTAACCCTAGTGAAGGTTTAATATTCAGCAGTCTTGTGGTGTTTTTCCAGTTaagaaacaaacccacaaaattattttggattcAGGAAGGTGACTCTTTCACGTTAAAAATATACTTGTATCGGTACTCGTCATGAGGAACTCTGACAATGCAAAACTCTTCACTGCTGAGATGAAAGCATCTGCGTTTTTTGCAGCACACAAGGATCCCAAAATGAGCACTGCCTGCGTTCTGCTTTTGTAAGTGCTATTTAAAGAGAGAATTGTAAGACACCTTCTGAATACCTGTCTAAAGCTTTCAGTTTGCTCATATTCCCTGCTGATCTCAACTAGGAGCATAAACACCAAATGAGACTTCGCCAAAGTGGGCACATCAGGCTGACCAGTGCTTTTGATGTGGGCTTACCTGTACTGCGGAGAGGAACACAGCCATCACCTGTCCTTGACTCTTGGTGAGGGATCGCAGGACATCAAGTGACAGGATATTTGTTGTTCCCTCCCATATGGACAGTACCTGGGGGGTAGAAGAGACTGTGGAAGAACATGAAAGAGCCTTTTGGGGAGACTGCaatgaagaaagggaaatgtgAGGAAACAAAGGCATGGGGCAGCGCTAAGGGATATCAAGGAAATCTCCAGAGATGTCTTACCTCACCACAAGCGGAAAGGAGCAGTGGTGATGAGAGCTAGGAGCCCCAGCTCCATTGCTGAGCTAGGAAACAACCCCAGCACCAGGAACAAATCACATCTCCTCCCTGGTGATGGCTGAGCTCAGCTGGAAGGCAACTAGGAAAGAGCTGCCACACCTGGAGTGAGTCTGGGGAGGACTGCGCATGTCTTTAGCAGGCAACCATGCAACACTGTGCAGGGGACTAGGTGAcacacaggagctgctgcttccttaCCAGAGTATCACGGACTATGACTGGCAAGCCTGTATCCTCCATGTAACCTTGTCCTCCAAAACTCTCCATTGCCTCAACAACAACAGCAGAAGCCTGCAAAATGCAGAGAGCTGACATGATCCACGTTGCACAAGGGGAAAAAGTGGGGAGAAACCTCTAACATCACACAGCAGTTCCTGCTGGGGTGGGACTGACTGGGACCCACTGATTTGCTGAGATAGGTTGCTCATTATATGCAGGAGGAGCAGCCCAGGGAATGAAGACTGAGTAGCACTGAGAGGGGGCCTGCAGGAGCAGTCAGACTGTGGGAGAAGGTCCAGGGACAGTCTGTCTCTGCACAGTCCTCTCTAGGCAAGGATAAACCTGTGGTTTGCTTGGTACACAGGAGTACATGGCTCTAGTTCAGGAGTCTTTACCTTCTACTTGCCTATGGTGTGTAAGCTTCTGGGTACTTAAGCTAAGGGCAAACAGAAGAGGGACAGACCCCTGAAGTTAAAGCTAACGCTAAGCTATTAACACCTCCTCTTCTATTTATTCATAACTAGGGGAAAGATACTCCCCATGGCTCAGCACCCCACCTTAGTCTTggggcagcctcagcagcattCCTCTGGGGCATGTGGAGTACTTCACAGACAGCGCTGGCTCCGTCTGTTCGGATCAGACAGCTGATCTGTGGCCTTGAGAGCAAAGGGACAAGTCTCCTAcccacagctccagctgcagtgcagagcaaTAATTGCCACAGGTCCTGCAGCCAGAGGTCACTGCTGGTATCCCCTGCTTGCTGCCCTTCACGCTGGCCGTGTTAGCCACTTCTCTTTCCAGCTCTGTGGTTGCTAATGTGCCACACAGCCCCACTCCTGGCTAATCAAACTGGTTGTTCCATACCTGCTTCCCTGTGTACAGTTTGGCAACTGGTATCAGCAGTCTCAAGAGAAGCTGGTCTTGCTCACTCGCCATGTTGGTTTCTACAAGACCAAGCAGACGAACAATCTccataaacagcaaaaatgccCCTCGTGTCTGCACCTGCAAGCAGAGAAGTGGGGAGTTTCACTGGCAAGGATCCATGACTCAGGCTGATGCACGCCTGATCTGCTGAGGTGCCACGAGAATATCTCGAAGGGATATGCAATAATGGGATGTCAGTAAAATGCCACCTCTGCCCATACAGACCCACAGCTTCATAGAAAAAGACCACAGACCAGCCACAGCACACAGCATGAACTATGGGCGCTGCAATCTAGCATAAGGAAAGGGGCAATACTATTTCATCAGCCCTACTCGGAGCCTTGTCAAAGCTCCCATCAGGCACTCAGGTCACAAATCCACATCCTTCCCAAGGGTAAGGGATGTGAGACCGCACATCTGGTCAGCCTCCAAGCACCAGGATCTGCAAGGTCTTTGACAGATTTCTTGCTGAGCAACTTCCCTGGCAAGTTGTGATTTGGGAAGCATCAGGATGTGGAGCTCTGTAGCCCCTGTGCATAATGATGCGCTGTGGGACTACATAGCATCTGGCCTTTCTTTCAGAGGTGGAGTTCTGGCCACAGGCTAAGAGATGCTGGAGCTTTATGTTTTACAGATGTTGACCACTTTCCCTCTCTCCCACTTTGCAGGaggatttttaaatactgtttttaaaatttgcacGAACCTACTGCAGACTGAGGGCAAGCATTGGTGTTACACCACCTAAGAAAAGAAGCAGTGCCTGGACAGATGAAAGGAGAACTGTGTGCCTTCTTTGTGCAGTTTTAGTAGGGATGGGAAGCCACCTGTGTCCTGTGGATTTAATGAGCTGCTACAGCTTGCAGTGGTGGCAAAGCTGTGAGACATTCTGCAGCGAGCGAATGCCCACACACAAAATTCCTCCCAGAGCCAGAGTGCCAATTCatgctgctctctcttcctatTGCCTTAAATGACATTCACACCTAGAGGCTGTACTCAACTCGGTGTCTTATGGTGATGAGCACTGTGCAGGTACACAGTGAAGACAAACTTCTCAGAAACTGAAGTACATGGTGACTACTCAGGAATTCTTCAAGCCTGCTGGGAACAGCTCATCTGGTGTACGAGCTACCAGGAAAGCTGGATGAGTCTGTATCAGTCCTGGACAAGAGTCTGTTAACTGCAGTTTAGGAGACCATGGTGTCATACTCAGACTCTGCTAATGACCAACTTGCCGAGGTCATGGCAAATCATAGGAGGTGCATGCATGAACTTTGGCACTCCTCTCAGGATAGCTCCCCAGTAATTGTTGTTTAGGACAACCTGAAGTCCAGCAGAGAAGCTAGGTCTATCATCAGATCAAATCACACTAGAATATGGCAATTTCCCTGCTGCGTACATCTCACTGTAGCAGAAACAGCCTTTACATCTGACAGCTGCACACAGAAACAAGCTGGCTGTGCTCATTAGCAGCTGAGGATCTCTGCCCTCTTTCCTTGCCCACAggctcagctcagctcccaAAAGCCTCACCTCCATCCGAGCTATCGTCTGCATGTGTAGGGGATGGTCCTTGAGGCACTTCCCAAAGGCAACCCGTCTGCGTGCATACTCCCTGCTCAGACTGATCATCCTAGAGAGAATACAGTCAGGGAAAGCAGTTAGACCAGCAACCTTCCACTTCTGAGCTTTTCCTTCCAGCCACCCGCATTGGAAGGACCCTGCCTAGCTGTACCGCGCCAGCCTCGGTCACCCACCCACAGGCCAACCtcctccagcactgctggcttCCAGACCTGTGCCTGCAAAGGCATCAGATGTCAATCGGCTGCAATGCTGAGCATTGCAAAGTCCCCTTGTCCTGACAAGCTGCTTGTTCAGCTCTGGGCAGGGGGGTCCATGCTGCCTTTACCTTCTCATGGAAGCTACTGCACAAATGACATTGTGGATCCGAGTTATGTTCAGCATGTTGGAGATGGAGGCCACTCCGCGACCCTCTGCAGAGATCTGAAAGCATCAAGGAACAAAGGCTGATGTGAGCCTTTCACACAGCCTTGGAAGTGAACACATATCAAAGTGAAAACTGTGTCAACAGATACATAGATATAGGCTGTCCACCCTGCCTCTGTCCTCAGGCACCACAGAGATCTGCTTGCTTTAACATATGGCTGTCTCGTTTCAGCCAAGCCTGTGGCGTGACCAGGGAGGTGGCTTTGGAGACCGTGTCAGTACTATCAGCTCTGGCCCTTGCTGCTTGTTCCTACCTGCATGCTACATCGAACTGTCCCTCAGCTGGGTCAATGCAACTGGATTAGGGAAATGACCAGcctaaaatgactttttaattttttcttccctctcaaCTTTTCCTGAGCTCTTCTCAGCTCTGTCCCACACACAGCCCTGTTGGTGAAGCGTTCTGCAAAGTGAACAGCCAGCCACAGAGGTAGAAGAGGGGAACTTTTTCAGTTGGTATCACTGCCAAAACCCCCAGGAGTGGTCTGCCATGCCAAGCCAGCCCAGTCCCAACAGGAAGGTGAAACCTTACGTACTAGCTCTGCTTTAGCTCCATCTAGCCATAGCTCTGCTGTTGCCATCTGCCGTGTGCCCAACTTGTCTTTCAGCCTTTGCACTTGGATGCTGTTTAGCTTCCCCTCCTCATCTCGAACCTTCAGGAAGAACAGGGACAGGCCACTGGAACCCTGAGGCCACTGAAAGGCATGCAAAGAGGATTTCATTACAatgaaacaaggaagaaaaagaatgccCCTGCTCCTTCACCTGGTTCCGCTATCAAACAGCACTGGTTTACCTTTCCTTCAGCATCCGCTACCCTGGCCAGGGTTAATGTCACATCCGAATCGGCAGCCGATGTAAACCATTTAAAGCCATAGAGACGGTATGTACCGTCAGGCTGCTTTCTGGCCACTGTCTCTGTGCCATtagctgaaagaaagaaagaagatcATCTTGCCTTTACAGGAACTTCTGTATTAATCAATGCTGAATTTCGGGTTaagcagcagctctttgaaGTCACCTCTTGCTATCAAGATGGAGTATGGGTTAGCTGCTAATCTCTTTCATTGACCCTGGATAAGAAATGCAGCCAGAGTTAAGCACTAGAAAGGAAATATGCTTTTTTAACTGTGAGCCTTTCCAGCAGTTGCTCCAGAATTACACCTGGTACTGGCAGTGCTTTGTAAGCAGAATGCACCACGGTGTATAACCAAATGCCTCCATTTCTTTAGGAGCTACCacagccaagaaaaacaaagggtGCTATGGAACTGGGAGTCCTGCAGTGATGCACATCTTTCACTCCACGGCTGACCCTTTCACTTCTTCCACCAGGAAACCAGCTGCAGCTTCATTAGATGCAGGTGACTCCCCTTCCACATTTCTGTCTCCTCAGCAGAGTTCTGAGGTTTCCTGGCCCATCATGCTATTAGTAACATTGGCCAAGGAATAAAAGTCGAAGGCCAAGAATGCTTACGCAGTCCCAGCTGGCATGGGTCTAACTGTCTTGCTCAAGGTTTAGATTATAGAGCTAGACATCAATGTGGCAGTGTGTTATCTGTGCGAGGAACACAcgctgcagctgcctgtgtgtACTGCATGCATCAGTGGACAGAAGTTGGGCCTTTTGTTGGTTAAGCAGAGCTATGCAGAGGATTTGGATGACTCCTGCTGAAGTTTCCTAAACCAGCTACCTGGTTTTGTAAGTTCCCCATACCACTCATTTTCTCAGCTCTCGCTAACACATctaactgctgctgcagttgcttCCCACCTCAGAACACGTACCAACATCAGAGCCTCCCCTGCGCTCAGTCATCCACTGGCCAGAGGTCCAGAACTTCTTGGGGTCACGGGATGTCAGGTGGTCAAAAGCACTTTTCAGAGATACAGGAAAACCTAGCGActgttttgggggagggggaaaaaaacgaAGATGATCATAACACAATAGATGAAATCAAGACAGTTGCCTTAACTCACACTGGTGTGTCCTAGGCTCTGAACAGACAGTCTGCAAGCAGGGGAGCGGGGCACCGAGTGTCCTACACTGCCAAGCATCTGCATGTACTGCTGAGAGTCTGTGAAACTGTCTGGCTCCTGTATGGCTGCTGGAGCACTGTGCAGACAGAAGGTGCGGACTTGTGTTGCAAAGATGAGTGCTGAGCATCCCCTACCCGCCTCGGATTTCTGCACTGCCAGACATCTGGACAGAGAGCTTTCAAAACAGCACGTGTGCCAGGGTATCTGCATATGTTCATATACGCTGGATGTCACCAGCACCCAAAGTGCTGCAGGAAAAAGGTAACAaccttgtactttttttctttttattgaattTAAATGCCCAGAGCTAGCTACTTAAGAGCTAGCTTTTCTCTGCATCCTGCATAGCCACTGACAGAGGTACAAAGGGTGTCACTAGGATGCAGAGCCAAACCTTCAGACTGGAAAAGTCTTGCTTGCTTGGTTAATTTACATCAGGTATCAATCTGACCCAATACATGTAACTCCATTCCACAcatgaaacatgaaaacaaaccatCCTGTAGTAAAAACATATGGGATGCCTTTCCAACTACCTGCAGTGCCACAGGTTTAATGTGCAGCAAAGGCCTTGTTGTCCACAGTGTTGTAAATAAACATAAAAGCTAGCCTGGACACAAAGGCTTTGTAACTGTAAAGGAGAAAGGCAGTGGGTGACAGAGCTGAGTCACAGAGCAAGGGCGGGCCATGCCCAGAGCCAGATGGCAGATCAGCTCTCCTCCATCCTGGGCCAGTGCTCCAGTCTCtagccagccctgccaggccaTGGGCTGTGCGCTCAGAGACCAGCTAAGCTCATACCTCAATGACTTTGGCTGCCCCATCAGTCATGGCCAGTGGACAGCTGAAACCTCCAGAGAAGCTTGAAAACAAGTACAGTTTGACAGCCTGATGCAAACGactgggaaggaaagagagTGAAAACAGCAGGTTATGCAGCAGTTAACAACAGGAGGATAAAACATCTTGAGTAGGGAGAGGAACAAAATACAGCCAAAACAGGTGAGAATCAGACCACTTATTTCTGAGAGGGCAAAAACTGTTTCAGCCAggaagagaggagcagcagtttCTCCATCCCAGAGGGACTGCCAGGGCAAGGCTGGATGAAAGGCATTGCTTGCCAGCTGGTGCACATTAAGagcagttttttttaaaaaagaaatgtgagtCTATCTCCAGAGGCTGGAATACAATGAAACCACAAGTAAATCCCAGATCTTTAGCTGTGTTACCACTAATGCTTGTAAAGCTGGAGCAGCGCAGGGAACTCCCAGGTCCCGGAATTAGGAAGGTGACATCAAAGAATATTATGATCAACTGTAGGCCATTAGTTACAGCTTATCATTGCCGCTGTGGAACATTGCAGTGGACAGACACTGCTGTTCAGTACAGCGGTAGGTGTGCTTTTGTCCGTGCATCATCTGTTACCCATTATACAACAAGAAGTTCAGTCCTACAAGATGCTGAATATAGCTTGCTAAGAACAACCAGGAAAGCACCAAGTCATTCCCAGGCTCCCCCAGTTACCTCCAGCTGGAGTATCTTCTCTCATAGGCCTCAGCAATCAGCCCCTCTTCTGCCGCAATCTCTTTCatcctcctccaggctgagcaggtgACAATTTGATCCACACGCTGCCCCCAGGCATCATACTGCCGAAACACTGGGGGGTTCAACTCGCATTCCCATCCTAGAGGTTTGATCTTGGTTAGCAGACGGTTTCCAAACCTCTCCAGGTCCTGATTCACCTCCTCCAGTACCTGTGAGGCAACAACAAGAGCCCTTCAGCATGTCCCTGGAAGGCAAGAAGCCTCAGCCAGTCCTAACTGGAAAGGCAGAGGACTAACCATATTGTCCTGTGGCGCTAGTGGTCTCTTGCCACTTGGCCCTTCCATGCGTTCAGTAATGCAGCACGACAGCTTGTCTCTTAGcctctgctggcacagctgtgctcagctgtcactttttttttttttttgccccaaaataattttttcaagtTACTTTTGGCAGCAtctctggattttaaaaaagacagaagagctTTTGTATCAGCACTGAGAATGCCACAGATGTACATGAGCAGGGGGGCTGGACGAgacgatctccagaggtccttccaacctcagccactCTGTGATTTACTGTTGGAGAAGAATGCCAGGGGAACAGCTGCCAAAAATGGAAAGCTTCCACTAGGCTCAGCAGTTACTTAACTATCAGATTAGAAAAGGAGGGACAGAGCCGCCACTTGAGCTTCAGCCTGGCACGCAGGGTGTCTAGATTAAAATTTCTACCATGCATCCAGCCTCCTGAATGGCCCTGAATAAGGATTCATGTGCCCGTGTTTCAGCCAGGCTTAGCTGACTTGGACGGAGTATTCTGTCCATAGTTAGTGGAGCGAAACTGGCACCCGCAGAGGAGTGATTCACTCCAACCCTCTCAGATACCTATTTCAAGGTGACAGGAATTGCCTTCTGCAAGTGCTGTTCGCTGTCTGTGGCCAAAGCCTGGTGAACTTGCCTAGGCTTAAATAACCTGACTTATGAATGATTAAATTAGGCAGACCCCAACCTCTAGCACTGCTGGATGCTCATCAGCTTCAATACATACAAGACTATACTGGGGGTCAAAGAAGCACCTGGTCTAGATTTGCTTTCATCAGggaagtatttttttgctgttctctaCCCCTCAAGAGATGCTCATTTCCTCCTCAATATAACAATCGTGGAGGTGAACCCTGTAGTTGCTCTACCCAAAACGGTGCAATTACAGAACATTAATTTGCTGTTGATGAAATACAAAcactgcttcttcctctccctgcctcccgcTGTATTGACTTTTCATTCAACTACATCCCGTATGATTGATTCTTTCATCACTCTGCCATTCAGTGTGTGTAATGAGGATCCAGCACACACTGCCCATTTCCTACTCTGGAAGTCTCCATCCTCAGACCAGCTAGTTTTCCTTCAGGTGGATGGTGAAACAGtgttaaaaatcacaaaacaagCCAAAACCATGCACGAGAACCCTGTCAACCAGTACAGCTCGTGCCGTACTCCTGTTTGCTCTTGGTGGAGCTCAGCTGGGATGGGTGTATGCCTCCAATGCTTATCATATCTTGATAACAATTTGGAGGTTGTTTTAGAGGCATAACCTAAGATCCAGGGTTCATGGACTTTGCTGATCCCTGAAGCACAAGAAACTTTGAACTGTTTACCAGGTGTTTTTTGTGGGCAGAAGAATATGAGTCTACCAAATGGGTCTCACTCTGCAGTGAACTCAGACTGCAACAATCACTTCACCTCATCCACAttctctaaaaaaacccaaacaacccaacTGCCTAGCTGTGAGCTCATGCCCTGACCACACGtaaccttaaaaaaatcaccatgtTGCCCAAGtgaatgtgtttattttcaaggtaaaagaacaaaatctgaGCTCCTATGAAGAACAAAATCTGAGCTCCTATGTTTGTGACAGCTGAACATAACACACAACAGCCTGGGCACTCCAAAAAATGTACACCAGGATACAGAGAGGGCATCTGTAAACCAT
This genomic interval from Falco peregrinus isolate bFalPer1 chromosome 2, bFalPer1.pri, whole genome shotgun sequence contains the following:
- the LOC101922649 gene encoding acyl-CoA dehydrogenase family member 11-like, producing MFTCRLPWWTSSAACKLWQPPRFLPGVWEKCQLPSCKGINTTVGQGQQVDAQEKQVLEDLEMPLAKRDMETLFQEQPETGNQYLEDALLRSYLKTHLPPKVLEEVNQDLERFGNRLLTKIKPLGWECELNPPVFRQYDAWGQRVDQIVTCSAWRRMKEIAAEEGLIAEAYERRYSSWSRLHQAVKLYLFSSFSGGFSCPLAMTDGAAKVIESLGFPVSLKSAFDHLTSRDPKKFWTSGQWMTERRGGSDVANGTETVARKQPDGTYRLYGFKWFTSAADSDVTLTLARVADAEGKWPQGSSGLSLFFLKVRDEEGKLNSIQVQRLKDKLGTRQMATAELWLDGAKAELISAEGRGVASISNMLNITRIHNVICAVASMRRMISLSREYARRRVAFGKCLKDHPLHMQTIARMEVQTRGAFLLFMEIVRLLGLVETNMASEQDQLLLRLLIPVAKLYTGKQASAVVVEAMESFGGQGYMEDTGLPVIVRDTLVLSIWEGTTNILSLDVLRSLTKSQGQVMAVFLSAVQKKLELASSTMKLEPAVKQMRDAISSLVQFTRAAGSKGAATMELAARDFSYTLARTYAGALLIEHAARPDASSTDISAARRWCNQELCPVATELENSSYEAEEALMDHALVYEGSPTGRSRL